A segment of the Denticeps clupeoides chromosome 2, fDenClu1.1, whole genome shotgun sequence genome:
gtccctgtaactactgattgtaagtcgctctggataagggcgtctgataaatgctgtaaatgtaaaaatgtaaatgtaagtaaggTCACGATTAATACGATAAAATGATTCAGTCACGGCTCGGTGCAGAACAAAAATGACCAGGCGGGGACAGATTTATACTAAACACCACAGGTGCACGGTGAACCGGAACAACCCGAAAAGTCGGGATCGTAAAAAGTTTCACtgtttttgtgtaattaatataaatatattttaaaaaaaggggcagcagtggcctagcggttaaagaagtggccccgtaatcagaaggttgccggtttgagtcccgaaatgccgaggtgccactgaggtccccttgatgaaggtcccgtccccacacactgctcctcgggcgcctgtcatggtgcccactgtcaccaaggctgatggttaaatacagaggacacgtttcaccgtgtcaccgtgtgctgtgctgtgtatcacaatcacttcacttcactttcaaatgagtGTTCCCACCAGGGTGACTACCAAACAAGGGACGCTGTGTATGTGTTGACTGTCTCTGTCTGTTACAGGCTGATTTCTACCAGCAGCTCCAGGCTCTTCGGCGGCCATGGCTCCTCCCCAGTGACACAGACAGCGACTGCATGGATCCTCCACAGCAGGACAAATGTGAGTGACATCTCCTCATACCTTCTCAATATacattcaagattggtttattgtactatggtagtaagtgggatttgaacctgggtcttctgttccATACAACCCAACAATTCTGTACCTCATTATGTTCTGTacaacaggacataactggacaacaccATGACAACACCTTCCTCGCCTCCCACTATTTTAACTGCATTGACTACACAATTAAAAAAGTCCACGTGATGGAATCTCATGTCACCTCCTGGCTGTTTTGCACCCATACCGGGGCAGAAACAGAGTCCTTTctagggcagcggtggccttgcgggtaaggaaggtTGAGGGTtgaaggagccactgaggtcagACTCTGCTCCCTGgttttcactgggtgctgtgctgcgaTGTGTCACACGTGACAACAAATCACTTTGAAGctgaggtcaaagttcagccATGAGGACCGGTCATATTCACTTTCCACTGTGGGTGTCAATTGAATGaaatttgtgttttatatcCACTTCAGGGTGAAGGTTCGGCGCTCGTGTGGTTTGGATGCGGAGACGCCGCATTTCTCCCTTTATTAGGCTCTTATTGACTCGTGTCCATTTCTGCCAGGGGATTGGACGGATTTATACCTGCTTGGACCAGATCGGTGTTCTGTGTTCCTGACCACATATTCCTGCGGTTCACATAAAACTTTGTCTCTGGCTGCTGCTGCGTTACGGTTCTCGGTCGATTCCTCCTCCGGGAACCGTTAGTCTGTTCATGAGatgaatatattatatatgcgAGTACATATCGGCCCGCGTATATGATGCCATCTGTTTATACAGAACGGAGAGATGGTTCCTTGCAGCAGATGTCGGAACATTTCCAAGCGTGCGAGCTCGCCCAACAGAAACATGGGAAAAATTCCCAAATGAGCTGTGGATCTGCTCTGCATGTAGAAGCTGCGTGTGGGGAACGTTGGGACCAGATCTGCTGGTGCTTTAACTGGTGTTTGTCCCAGGTCTTTTCTGATTCCAGTTTGGTTGGAGACTCCAACTCTCTTGTTTGAAGGTTTTGAAGTTCTTTCCACCAAACGATTGAGACGATGGGAGAAGAATTCATGAAGAAGTTTGAAGAATGTGATTAAAGAATTGTTGGATGGAATATGTCGGCAATCAAGGTTCTATAAACAGAATAGCacaaggtcccaggttcaaaccccacctactaccaccgtgttcctgagcaggagacttaaccctgacgggggggactgtccccgtcattAGAAGATGAAACTTCATTTGTAGATAAGGAGCAGTTggggacagcggtggcctagcggttaaggaagcggccccataatcagaaggggttcggttcgaatcccgacccgccaaggtaccactgagcacagtaccgtccccacacactgctccccgggcgcctgtcatggtgcccactgccgacatttttaatggattaaacgttgtttaaatgttccatgtagcaccagcttgttgtttcagtgtgtgcaccgtgtgctgtgctgctgtctatcacaatgacaatcacgtcactttataCTGAAACAACAAgctggtgctacatggaacatttaaacaacgtttaaTCCATTAAAAACGGATTAAAATCCATTCTGTGATGTCTTCATTACATCACGTTGGGCTATAAATAATGATCTATTATAGATCTGTGCGTCTGTGCTATAATGATTCCTGTAATTTATATGTTGATTTGAATATCTGTGCACATCAGTTTCAGGGTGTTGAGGTATTTATGGACTTTTAAAATGTGGTTTCACAGCCGGCCAGTCTGTACGTGATGCCAAGAAGAGATCAGTGTTTTCAGGTGAGTTTTCCTCCAGAGTGAGAGGAGAGGTGGGCGTGGCCCACGAGAGGCGGAGAGTGGGATCTCACGCTTTCCCGCTCTTTATGTCCGACGTGTGCAGATATGAAAGAGCGTTATAATCATTTCAGTAGTTATTAGCCTTATTagctttctcctcctcctctccgcaGGTCTTTAACGACGGGCCGCTGGCAGGAACCTGGCAGGAACCTGGCAGGAACCTCCCGTCCACGGTTATGCAGACGATGGGCATTTCCACTGCACAGAcgacaaaaacatatttttctaaCGTGctactttttccacatgtgttcatatttCTAACAGGCTTCACCCCATTTACTCTGtacccagcatgcatctgtTAATGCTTATTTTTACTGTTCCTCAAATTCTCTATTCTTTCTTTTCCACGTTTCGTCACACTTGGTTGGTAGAATGCAAGATAAAAACCATCTtgaattttcttgttgtcagaATGTTGCTGTTTCTGCGTTTCCACGTTAATTATTGATCAATTATTTCTGATCTTCACAAACATGCTGAGGAACCAGGTTCTGGTTCTGCACAAACATTTTATGACACACAACGTTCCTACATGACTGAGAACATCGTGGACTCATCCTGTCTTCTGATCATCTGCCTGACCACTTCCCAGCTGAGCGTCGGGCCAGAATCCTCAACACGCCCGTCTCCACCAGGGTTCCGACAGGATGTGGTCTGAACTTTCACACAACCAGACGCTTCATGAAGCCGAGAGTGTGTGTCATCTCCCGATGCTGCACAGGAAGGTTATGGTCCGGTGAAGAACCCGGCTAGGACGTCAGCATGGACTTGGAGAAAGAAGAAATCCTCCTCCATCATGACATGTATTAGTGTGGTGGAGTTATCTTCTCAGGGTTCCCAGGGCCACCCAGGCTCTTCTCTGACGGGTTGGACCACCATCAGTGGTCGGCCGATGGTCCTGCTCCTCTGATATTAATCCTGACGTGAAGTGGGAATAAATGTGTTGTGGGGACAGCTGGGTGGGTTTTTCAGCATCAGTCAGAAGCTCCGCTCTGCGTCCAGGTCCCTGGTGGCCTCAGAAGTCACGAAGAGTGAAGGAACCCAGACTAATTAAAAGCGGGTGGAGAAGGAATCTCTGCATGCTGCTCGCTGGCTGATTTATAGAGAATATGAAGGTAGAAGAGCTGCGCTTATTATCCACCAACTTCATATAACGTGCATTTAGAATTAGAACATCACCTTATTATCTATAGATGCTAATAAGCCGTCCGTGAAGGTGAATTAACGAGCCGGATTCATCCGCGCTGATCAGCCGCAGCTGCGGCCGCCGCCGCGCGTCTCCGGCCGGGCAGGTGGCGCGCTGCGAGTCGGGAGGAGGACGCGGAGGTACGAAAAACCGCATTTTCCTCTCATTTCTCCACGTTAACTCGGGCCTGGAGATCTTCCAGGCGGGCTCCCCTGCGTGGTCGGGTGGTCGGGTGGTGGGTCGGACCTGGAGATCTTCCAGGCGTGCTCCCCTGCGTGGTCGGGTGGTGGGTCGGACCTGGAGATCTTCCAGGCGGGCTCCCCTGCGTGGTCGGGTGGTGGGTCGGACCTGGAGATCTTCCAGGCGGGCTCCCCTGCGTGGTCGGGTGGTGGGTCGGACCTGGAGATCTTCCAGGCGGGCTCCCCTGCGTGGTCGGGGGGTGGGTCGGACCTGGAGATCTTCCAGGCGGGCTCCCCTGCGTGGTCGGGTGGTGGGTCGGACCTGGAGATCTTCCAGGCGGGCTCCCCTGCGTGGTCGGGTGGTGGGTCGGACCTGGAGATCTTCCAGGCGGGCTCCCCTGCGTGGTCGGGTGGTCGGGTGGTGGGTCGGACCTGGAGATCTTCCAGGCGGGCTCCCCTGCGTGGTCGGGTGGTCGGGTGGTGGGTCGGACCTGGAGATCTTCCAGGCGGGCTCCCCTGCGTGGTCGGGTGGTGGGTCGGACCTGGAGATCTTCCAGGCGGGCTCCCCTGCGTGGTCGGGTGGTGGGTCGGACCTGGAGATCTTCCAGGCGGGCTCCCCTGCGTGGTCGGGTGGTGGGTCGGACCTGGAGATCTTCCAGGCGGGCTCCCCTGCGTGGTCGGGTGGTCGGGTGGTGGGTCGGACCTGGAGATCTTCCAGGCGGGCTCCCCTGCGTGGTCGGGTGGTGGGTCGAACCTGGAGATCTTCCAGGCGGGCTCCCCTGCGTGGTCGGACGGGCCGGTGGTCGGGTGGTGGGTCGGACCTGGAGAGATTCTAGGCTCCGCAGTAAATTCCACTGCTGTTGGTTTTTCATGAAACAAACCTTTATGACGTGATGGACACTGGCCATGATAACTACAActaaatataataattcatataatatactttaaaatgtctcttcattttccttGGCGCTCTTTCCGTCTGTCTTTCCATCTCGTGGACCTGATTCGGATTGGGGACCAGGTCCAGATCCAGAAGATGGACCAGGTCACATCGGGCCTGTTGGTGTTTTTGAGATGTTCTGCTTGCAGACAGTTGaattcttttctctttttttcctccctctgagcTTAAGACCTTCGTATGAACAGAACGGTTCTATTCGACTCTGCAGAAATCATTAGGAAGATCCTCTGGTTTTGTGGGTTATTTTAAGTGCCGTGGATGTTTTTATGGTTGGATGGACGGTCCGATCGTTCTCTGTTCTTGCTGATGTTTTAAGTGCAACAGGATGTGAGATGAAACTTGTTTTGTTTGGTTCTCCATCTGGAGACATTTAACATTCTGGCAGCAGGTTTAATGTGATTAATATTTATACTTTGCCGTGTGTTTTAATACCTGTTAATAGTTCTTCTGCGTTTTTTTTCCATGGTTCCTGCTCTGAAAGGAGTTTTTTTATGACCTGATATTATTGTTTAATTTCAGCAGCAGTAATCTTGACCCGTTCGTTCGTGCCGGTTCTGTGTCTTATTAGAACGTGGTCTACCATAACTCAGCACTGGCTGTGTGAAGGCAGCACTGCTGTTCATTCTGCTGCTGGTGACCAAGGTTCCTGTGCTGTGCTACAAGGATTAGTACAGAACACTGGAGAACACCATACAGGGCCTTTACAGAAGGTCTTCAGGTTATTTGGGGCCGTGGGTCTGATAGCAGGCGGGCCGGAACGTGAACATTAGTGCTGAGGCCGATGGGGAAGTGGAACTGTTCTTGCTCCGGACCTCGTTACACCACGCAGGGGGAAGTTTTGGGAACTGACGTGGTCATGTTGGAATAATCGGAACGACGTGACTCAGAGAGTCAGGAACCCAGTCGGTTCTGGCAGCACATGTTGCGCTTGGCCTGTTGCTCGTGTTGGATGTTAGTCATACGAGGATCACTGTTGGTAATGCTGATGTTCGGAGGTGCGAATGTTCCAAACAACGTGAGAACCAGATGAAGCAGCTGGTAGAACGTGGTGGGGGTTGCGCGTCCAGCAGGCAGAAACAGCTGCGTTAGTGTTAATGTAGGTGTGGACACAAACATGGCAGCTGAAGCACTGAGATCCAGCAGCTCAGGAACAAGTTCACCTACGCTGCCCATATCGTTGTTTGTGATTGGCTCcttttaataaaacagtttCCCATGAGCCTTATCTTATCTTTACTGTAGGAGTACTGGTCCTGTTGGATTTTTCCAGAATTAATAAGGTCTCAGAGCTGAAATCTGAACAGGTTCTTCTGTTCCTCAGTATCACATATTTGTGTAGAGTTATGATGAATGCTGGGGGTTCCAGCTCCAAAAAGATTAAATCCAGAATGGGAAAGACACAAATGACCTCTGGACCTGATTTGGATTGGGGACCAGGTCCAGATCCAGAAGATGGACCAGGTCACTATGGgcttgtgggattttttttaaagatgttctTCTTGCAGAAAGTTgaattattttcttctttttccctctttctgAGTTTCAGACGTTTGTCCAAACAGAACAGTCCTATTCGATTCTGCAGAAATCATTAAGAAAATCCTTGCAGGTAGTAGAGTAGGAAGCATTTACTATTCCTCCACCTTGGATCCAGAGATGACCTCTGTGGCAGGGTCAGTGAGTGACGTGAGCAGATGCTCCACAGCCTTATTTTCCAGTTTATTCTGTCTCCTGGTGGAACCTCTGCGCTTTGAGAGGCACTGGAGGGAGGAAATAAAATAGGTCTTATGTAAACCGAGGAGGCCATGTGGATGGCGGAGGATAAACACCAAGCAGCTGCGCAGCAGTGGCCTTCCCACAATGCCCTGCTG
Coding sequences within it:
- the LOC114774973 gene encoding extensin-like; its protein translation is MSPQVQPGNEGRGHALVSSGRARSPGSDLEQVQITRENLHWTDGCGYGAPPIPAVEFTAEPRISPGPTHHPTTGPSDHAGEPAWKISRFDPPPDHAGEPAWKISRSDPPPDHPTTQGSPPGRSPGPTHHPTTQGSPPGRSPGPTHHPTTQGSPPGRSPGPTHHPTTQGSPPGRSPGPTHHPTTRPRRGARLEDLQVRPTTRPPDHAGEPAWKISRSDPPPDHAGEPAWKISRSDPPPDHAGEPAWKISRSDPPPDHAGEPAWKISRSDPPPDHAGEPAWKISRSDPPPDHAGEPAWKISRSDPPPDHAGEHAWKISRSDPPPDHPTTQGSPPGRSPGPS